The Medicago truncatula cultivar Jemalong A17 chromosome 4, MtrunA17r5.0-ANR, whole genome shotgun sequence genome includes a region encoding these proteins:
- the LOC112420996 gene encoding plant UBX domain-containing protein 1, whose protein sequence is MSVTFPLTSKRRRLTQLYSTATVAAMNERFGREIHVFETSSLSPSQNSTTNKEDETDEFYELTDNDYYKLLSTKKEDKVLKTRNLREAEVAACRPRITKAIIRVRFPDNHTLEATFNPSETIQSLVDLLNKVIAQPEKPFDLYTTTPKKKLIKDVSQDFYTAGFCPGAIVYFSYDVSKGDSNHDGPYLLEGVMSLKGLDGCC, encoded by the exons ATGTCAGTCACTTTTCCTCTAACATCCAAAAGGAGAAGATTAACCCAGCTTTATTCCACg GCTACAGTTGCAGCGATGAATGAAAGATTTGGACGAGAGATTCATGTTTTTGAAACATCTTCACTTTCTCCATCACAAAATTCTACAACAAACAAAG AAGACGAGACCGATGAGTTCTATGAGTTGACTGATAATGATTATTACAAACTCTTGTCTACTAAAAAGGAAG ATAAAGTTTTGAAGACTCGAAATCTTAGAGAAGCAGAAGTCGCAGCTTGCAGGCCAAGGATAACCAAG GCTATAATTAGAGTTCGTTTTCCTGATAATCACACGTTggaagctacatttaatccatCAGAAACTATCCAAAGTTTAGTTGATCTACTCAATAAAGTGATTGCACAACCAGAGAAGCCATTTGATTTAT ATACGACTACGCCCAAAAAGAAGCTGATCAAAGATGTTTCACAGGATTTCTATACTGCTGGATTTTGTCCTGGTGCCATTGTGTACTTTTCATATGATGTTTCAAAAG GTGATAGCAACCATGATGGCCCTTACTTATTAGAAGGGGTGATGTCCTTGAAGGGTTTGGATGGATGTTGCTAA